In Desulfofundulus kuznetsovii DSM 6115, the following are encoded in one genomic region:
- a CDS encoding helix-turn-helix domain-containing protein translates to MSLGQKIRDFRKERGITLTELASQLKISPSYLSAVEREIRKPSIPMLKRISEALNVSVSYLVGDTDDTVTGEKLRFMRESRGLSIQDLAEISELPASMLEKFENGQATPDLEDLKKLSEALNVTLRYFLDQTDRPDSLGYRLRKLRQKQGLTVAALAEKAGVSPGLLSQIENGQTTPLLDTLEKIARVLNTSVSYFLMKQEDVEDLLATLNSDILETLGDPNVQAVLRAVRDFDASEIKYILNFIQFFKQNRHLL, encoded by the coding sequence ATGAGTTTGGGGCAAAAAATCAGGGACTTCCGGAAGGAAAGGGGCATTACGCTGACCGAACTGGCCAGCCAGTTAAAAATATCCCCTTCTTACCTCAGCGCGGTGGAAAGGGAAATCCGCAAGCCGTCCATCCCCATGTTAAAGAGGATTAGCGAAGCTCTCAATGTTTCAGTGAGTTACCTGGTAGGTGATACCGACGATACGGTCACCGGGGAAAAACTGCGCTTTATGCGGGAAAGCCGCGGCCTTTCCATCCAGGACCTGGCCGAAATCAGCGAGCTGCCCGCGTCCATGCTGGAAAAGTTTGAAAACGGGCAGGCTACCCCGGATTTAGAGGATTTAAAGAAACTTTCCGAGGCCCTGAATGTAACCCTTCGCTATTTTCTTGATCAGACGGATCGTCCCGATAGCCTGGGCTACCGCTTGCGCAAGTTGCGGCAAAAGCAGGGATTGACAGTGGCCGCCCTGGCCGAGAAAGCGGGAGTTTCCCCGGGTTTGTTAAGCCAGATTGAAAACGGGCAAACCACCCCCCTGCTGGATACCCTTGAAAAGATTGCCAGGGTGCTCAATACCTCAGTTAGTTACTTTCTGATGAAACAGGAGGACGTGGAGGACCTCCTGGCCACATTGAATTCCGATATTTTAGAAACCCTGGGAGATCCTAACGTTCAGGCAGTTTTGCGGGCAGTGCGGGATTTTGACGCCAGTGAAATAAAATATATTCTTAATTTCATCCAGTTTTTTAAGCAAAACCGTCACCTGCTCTGA
- a CDS encoding cobalamin B12-binding domain-containing protein — protein sequence MLELEREWQELELHLLTRLKKAVVEHDEEELLAAIEDAFREGLDARKAIFEGLVPGMEEVSRLYEEGVYYIPELLLCAEVLYRGLAVFKEHVEKKDLGIKGTVIIGVVEGDIHDIGKNLVKMMLEGAGFEVIDLGRDVPLRRFLSEHRKVRPDIVCLSTMMTTTLAEMKKVIKELRERNPRVKIMVGGAPLSDCIARRWGASGYAPNAHQALKKAVEIMLSVKNSCHES from the coding sequence GTGCTGGAGCTGGAACGGGAATGGCAAGAACTGGAATTGCACTTATTGACCAGGCTGAAAAAAGCGGTGGTGGAACATGATGAGGAAGAATTGCTTGCCGCCATTGAAGATGCCTTTCGTGAAGGTCTGGATGCCCGCAAGGCCATCTTCGAAGGACTGGTTCCCGGGATGGAGGAGGTAAGCCGGCTCTACGAGGAGGGCGTTTACTATATTCCCGAGTTGCTCCTCTGCGCCGAGGTGTTATACCGGGGGCTGGCCGTTTTCAAAGAACATGTCGAGAAGAAAGATTTGGGCATTAAAGGTACGGTAATTATCGGGGTAGTGGAAGGGGATATCCACGATATCGGCAAGAACCTGGTAAAAATGATGCTGGAGGGGGCCGGTTTTGAGGTAATTGATCTGGGGCGGGACGTGCCCCTGCGCCGGTTCCTGTCCGAACACCGTAAAGTGCGCCCCGACATTGTTTGTCTTTCCACCATGATGACCACCACCCTGGCCGAAATGAAAAAGGTGATCAAGGAACTGCGGGAACGCAACCCCCGGGTAAAAATCATGGTCGGGGGCGCCCCTTTAAGCGATTGTATAGCCAGGCGCTGGGGAGCCAGCGGCTATGCCCCCAACGCTCACCAGGCTTTAAAAAAGGCAGTGGAAATTATGCTTTCGGTGAAAAACAGCTGTCATGAGTCATAG
- a CDS encoding cobalamin B12-binding domain-containing protein, translated as MLCSQKEKELLNRLREAVISFDEEAVVETAKECIEVGMDATRAIFEGLVPGIEEVGRLYEEEIYFIPEMLLCADALYRGLALLREHVVKKDVGVRGRVLIGVVEGDIHDIGKNIVKMMFEVSSFEVYDLGRDVPLETFIREYRRLKPDLVCLSAMMTTTMLKMKSVIARLKEENPQVRIMVGGAPVTEHVAARWGADGYAPNASRVLKAAIDLLVAVRNHLAGCTAG; from the coding sequence GTGCTCTGTTCGCAAAAGGAGAAAGAACTTCTCAACCGCCTGCGGGAAGCGGTAATTAGTTTTGATGAGGAGGCTGTGGTGGAGACGGCTAAGGAATGCATAGAAGTGGGGATGGATGCCACCAGGGCCATTTTTGAAGGGCTGGTGCCGGGAATTGAAGAGGTGGGCCGTCTTTATGAAGAAGAGATATATTTCATCCCCGAAATGCTTTTATGTGCCGACGCCCTCTACCGGGGCCTGGCGCTGCTTCGGGAGCACGTGGTAAAAAAAGACGTGGGCGTCAGGGGAAGGGTGCTCATCGGGGTGGTGGAAGGGGATATCCATGACATCGGCAAGAACATCGTGAAGATGATGTTTGAGGTTTCCTCCTTCGAGGTTTATGATCTGGGGAGGGATGTACCCCTGGAAACTTTTATCCGGGAATACAGGAGGCTAAAACCAGATCTGGTTTGTCTTTCGGCCATGATGACCACCACCATGCTCAAAATGAAGTCTGTTATTGCCAGGCTAAAAGAGGAAAATCCGCAGGTGCGGATTATGGTGGGCGGGGCGCCGGTAACCGAACACGTAGCTGCCCGCTGGGGAGCCGACGGTTACGCTCCCAATGCCTCCCGGGTTTTAAAAGCGGCCATCGACCTGCTGGTGGCGGTGAGGAACCACCTGGCCGGGTGTACTGCAGGATGA